Proteins from one Phytoactinopolyspora mesophila genomic window:
- a CDS encoding aromatase/cyclase, which produces MNSPDRREVEHEITVAAPAAAVYGVIADVRHWPEMFPPTVHAEYVERNGREERIRIWATANGEAKSWTSRRMLDGEQFRIDFRQEVSTAPVAEMGGTWLVEPLSPRESRVRLLHYFRAVDDDPASLSWIDRAVDTNSHAELAALKNSVELAADDQGGCKLSFEDTIRAEATAKDMYDFINEAQLWDERLPHVSWVSLSESAPGLQTLTMDTRTKDGDTHRTESVRVCLPNHTIVYKQITLPALLALHTGSWRFVETESGVIATSRHTVVIDPEKVTDVLGADADVAKAREFIRNALGANSRATLGHAREYAESRR; this is translated from the coding sequence ATGAACTCGCCGGACCGTCGTGAGGTCGAGCACGAGATCACCGTGGCTGCGCCGGCTGCCGCGGTCTATGGGGTCATCGCGGATGTCCGGCATTGGCCGGAGATGTTTCCGCCGACAGTCCACGCAGAATATGTGGAACGCAACGGACGCGAAGAGCGGATACGCATCTGGGCCACTGCCAACGGGGAAGCGAAGAGCTGGACGTCGCGACGCATGCTTGACGGCGAACAGTTCCGGATCGACTTCCGGCAGGAGGTGTCCACTGCGCCGGTGGCCGAGATGGGCGGAACCTGGCTGGTGGAGCCGTTGTCTCCGCGGGAGTCAAGGGTCCGTCTGCTGCATTACTTCCGCGCGGTCGATGACGATCCGGCCAGCCTGAGCTGGATCGACCGGGCGGTGGACACCAACAGCCACGCCGAGCTGGCCGCGTTGAAGAACAGTGTCGAACTCGCGGCCGACGACCAGGGCGGATGCAAGCTGTCCTTCGAGGACACGATCCGGGCTGAAGCTACCGCGAAAGACATGTACGACTTCATCAACGAGGCACAACTGTGGGACGAGCGGTTGCCCCACGTGTCCTGGGTCTCCCTTTCCGAGTCGGCTCCTGGTCTGCAGACGCTGACGATGGATACACGCACCAAGGACGGCGACACGCACCGCACGGAGTCGGTGCGGGTGTGCCTTCCGAATCACACCATCGTCTACAAGCAGATCACGCTCCCGGCCCTGCTCGCGCTGCACACCGGAAGCTGGCGCTTCGTCGAGACGGAGTCCGGGGTGATCGCGACCTCGCGGCACACCGTTGTGATCGATCCGGAGAAGGTGACCGACGTGCTGGGCGCCGACGCCGACGTGGCGAAAGCACGGGAATTCATTCGCAACGCACTCGGCGCCAATAGCCGGGCGACTCTCGGCCACGCCCGGGAGTATGCCGAGAGCCGACGGTAG
- a CDS encoding FAD-dependent monooxygenase — MDADVIVVGAGPVGLLLAGELRLGGAEVTVVERLTTPMTESRASTLHARSMEILEQRGLFDGLETPPNLPAGHFGGIRLDLSQQPSRFPGQWKLAQADLERLLADWARGMGTRILRGYDVRTVTSSEDAVEIGVHTARGPKRLRAAHVVGCDGDQSSVRRLASFDFPGLPATRELFRCDLTGVDIPDRRFERFEDGLAIAATRDGVTRVMVHEFGRWPVRRTSAPEFTEVASAWKRVTGEDITGGAATWVDAFDNASRQVSRYQQGRMLLAGDAAHRQMPVGGMPLNVGLQDAMNLGWKLAAVVQGWAPVGLLGTYDAERRPAGRQALHMIDAQAHLLLGGPEVDAVRAVLTRLIELPAVRDELAAMVGGLDVRYEQGDRLDGARLPYAVLETASRSTTTTELLRAGRGVLLDLSGDQTRGDGLEQLIQDVPGAVKTERATVPDGSPLAGIDTILVRPDGHVAWTGDCDSDPTAALCRWFGAVKEGRYSPARSGSAHDT; from the coding sequence ATGGACGCCGACGTCATCGTTGTCGGCGCCGGGCCCGTCGGCTTGCTGCTCGCCGGTGAGTTACGCCTCGGCGGCGCCGAGGTGACGGTCGTGGAGCGGCTGACCACACCGATGACCGAGTCCCGCGCGTCCACACTGCACGCCCGGAGCATGGAGATCCTGGAGCAGCGCGGACTATTCGACGGGCTGGAAACCCCGCCGAACCTGCCGGCCGGTCATTTCGGCGGGATCCGGCTAGACCTGAGTCAGCAGCCGAGCCGATTTCCCGGGCAGTGGAAACTCGCCCAGGCCGACCTCGAGCGCCTGCTCGCGGACTGGGCCCGGGGAATGGGCACACGAATACTGCGCGGCTACGACGTACGCACGGTCACGAGCAGCGAGGACGCCGTCGAGATCGGTGTTCACACTGCACGGGGACCGAAGCGGCTTCGTGCGGCACACGTCGTCGGTTGTGACGGTGACCAAAGCTCTGTTCGGCGGTTGGCGTCGTTCGACTTCCCGGGCTTGCCGGCAACCCGCGAGTTGTTCCGTTGCGACCTGACCGGCGTCGACATTCCGGACCGGCGGTTCGAACGGTTCGAGGACGGCCTGGCGATCGCAGCCACTCGGGATGGCGTGACCCGGGTGATGGTTCACGAGTTCGGCCGCTGGCCGGTGCGGCGGACCTCGGCTCCAGAGTTCACCGAGGTCGCTTCCGCATGGAAACGGGTCACCGGTGAGGACATCACCGGCGGCGCCGCGACTTGGGTCGACGCTTTCGACAACGCCAGCCGGCAGGTGTCGCGGTATCAGCAGGGACGGATGCTTCTGGCCGGTGACGCCGCTCATCGGCAGATGCCGGTCGGCGGGATGCCGCTCAACGTGGGACTGCAGGATGCGATGAATCTGGGGTGGAAGCTGGCCGCCGTCGTTCAGGGCTGGGCTCCGGTCGGGCTTCTCGGAACGTACGACGCCGAACGTCGCCCGGCCGGCCGGCAGGCATTGCACATGATCGATGCCCAGGCACACCTTCTACTCGGTGGTCCCGAGGTCGACGCGGTACGTGCGGTGCTGACCCGGTTGATCGAGTTGCCCGCTGTCCGCGACGAACTCGCCGCGATGGTCGGTGGGCTGGACGTGCGATACGAGCAGGGCGATCGTCTCGACGGAGCTCGGTTGCCATACGCCGTTCTGGAGACGGCTTCCCGGTCGACCACTACGACGGAGTTACTGCGAGCAGGCAGGGGGGTGCTGCTCGACCTCTCCGGGGACCAAACCCGAGGCGATGGGCTGGAGCAGCTGATACAGGACGTGCCGGGTGCGGTGAAGACGGAACGGGCGACGGTTCCCGACGGCTCGCCGCTGGCCGGGATCGACACCATTCTGGTGCGTCCGGACGGCCATGTGGCCTGGACCGGTGATTGTGACAGCGACCCGACGGCGGCCCTGTGCCGCTGGTTCGGTGCGGTGAAGGAGGGCAGGTACTCGCCGGCTCGATCGGGGTCGGCGCATGACACGTGA
- a CDS encoding NAD(P)/FAD-dependent oxidoreductase, which produces MATKVRSIEKAGETGNVRQCDVMILGSGLAGSISAMCLASQGFKVALVDAGQHPRFAIGESMTPQLIEWLQILRARFDVPELEHLFDIKATTKHIGPHHGKKQSFGFIRQVPGKEPDPREATMFVIPKVLTEASHLFRQETDQYYFHVAAKYGCITRQNWRATDLDFDDDGVTVTGHNGEVFRARYLIDASGFRSPLAEKFGLREEPARFKHHSRSLFTHYVGVKPFDDVCHHPRSLRPPAPWNGGTLHHMIDRGWFWIIPFNNTKESTNPVCSVGLTFDPRKYPKPDNMTPEEEFHHYLDMYPSVKRQFVGARRVREWVSTDRLQYSSSRSIGYRWCLMSHAAGFLDPLFSRGLSNTFEVMYALLSRLVKALDDDDFSVDRFEYVDTVERGLLQYNDDLVNSSFIAFNHFRLWNAVFRVWAAFLTPGVMRLTRARLDYALDQDERHFEALENTAYPGLWWPESSEFKNILEITAETCEKYEVGELDGDAAADIIFKMLNECDLVNPVFGWKDPEDTRFVLPTTAMMAKFMYWANRKAPAEMQQLGRAFVGGLVRSGVRGKKVL; this is translated from the coding sequence ATGGCTACTAAGGTCCGTTCGATTGAGAAAGCTGGAGAGACCGGCAACGTCCGCCAGTGTGATGTGATGATTCTGGGATCCGGGCTGGCGGGCTCCATCAGTGCGATGTGCCTGGCCAGTCAGGGGTTCAAAGTCGCCCTGGTGGACGCCGGGCAACATCCGCGCTTCGCCATCGGTGAGTCGATGACGCCACAGCTGATCGAGTGGTTGCAGATCCTCCGGGCGCGGTTCGACGTGCCCGAACTGGAGCACCTGTTCGACATCAAGGCGACGACGAAACACATCGGCCCGCACCACGGCAAGAAGCAGAGTTTCGGATTCATCCGCCAGGTTCCCGGCAAGGAGCCGGACCCGCGCGAGGCGACCATGTTCGTCATACCCAAGGTGCTGACCGAAGCGAGTCACCTGTTCCGGCAGGAGACCGATCAGTACTACTTCCACGTAGCGGCGAAGTACGGATGCATCACCCGGCAGAACTGGCGGGCTACCGATCTTGATTTCGACGACGACGGTGTGACCGTCACCGGGCACAACGGTGAGGTCTTCCGGGCGCGGTATCTGATCGATGCCAGCGGGTTCCGTTCGCCGCTGGCCGAGAAGTTCGGTCTGCGCGAGGAGCCGGCCAGGTTCAAGCATCATTCGCGGTCGTTGTTCACGCATTACGTGGGGGTCAAACCGTTCGACGATGTGTGTCATCACCCTCGCAGCCTGCGTCCGCCGGCGCCGTGGAACGGCGGGACGCTGCATCACATGATCGACCGGGGCTGGTTCTGGATCATTCCGTTCAACAACACAAAGGAGTCCACGAACCCGGTCTGCAGTGTCGGTCTGACCTTCGATCCGCGCAAGTATCCGAAACCGGACAACATGACACCGGAGGAGGAGTTCCACCACTACCTGGACATGTATCCGTCGGTGAAGCGACAGTTCGTGGGTGCCCGCCGGGTCCGGGAGTGGGTCTCCACCGATCGGCTGCAGTACTCGTCGTCGCGGTCCATCGGGTACCGCTGGTGCCTGATGTCCCATGCGGCGGGATTCCTCGATCCGTTGTTCTCGCGTGGGCTGTCGAACACCTTCGAGGTCATGTACGCACTGCTCTCCCGCCTGGTCAAAGCACTGGACGACGACGACTTCTCGGTGGATCGATTCGAGTACGTGGACACGGTCGAACGTGGACTGCTGCAGTACAACGACGACCTGGTGAACAGTTCCTTCATCGCCTTCAACCACTTCCGGCTGTGGAACGCGGTGTTCCGGGTGTGGGCGGCGTTCCTGACACCAGGGGTGATGCGCCTGACTCGTGCCCGGCTGGACTACGCCCTGGATCAGGACGAGCGGCATTTCGAGGCGCTGGAGAACACCGCGTATCCCGGGCTGTGGTGGCCGGAGAGTTCGGAATTCAAGAACATTCTGGAGATCACCGCGGAGACATGTGAGAAGTACGAGGTGGGTGAACTCGACGGCGACGCGGCCGCCGACATCATCTTCAAGATGCTCAACGAGTGCGATCTGGTCAATCCGGTCTTCGGTTGGAAAGACCCGGAAGACACCCGTTTCGTGCTTCCGACCACCGCGATGATGGCCAAGTTCATGTACTGGGCCAACCGCAAGGCGCCGGCGGAAATGCAGCAACTCGGCCGGGCCTTCGTCGGCGGTCTCGTCAGATCGGGTGTCCGCGGCAAGAAGGTTCTGTAG
- a CDS encoding nitroreductase/quinone reductase family protein — protein sequence MAKTATQTTKKKAESAPAPEPESSMPQERPADPEPSVASQPATSEAPMPEQEPVAMEASGAAMVPASMQAPAPAMEETQALSSWATTRPELNAGRLMRAFVRINVYFYSKPPSKLSKTINKLGIKLNVFLYQRSQGRIMGRFGDLEALLITTTGRKSGQPRTVPLGYLYDQGRFIVIAVPGHFDIPGGPKALDPAWYLNLQAHPQAKINIGREIIDVTATTATGAEHDKYWNQFTTAYPFISEFFKRANRPPPVVVLTPNDLHPDSL from the coding sequence ATGGCGAAGACAGCCACGCAGACCACCAAGAAGAAGGCCGAATCGGCGCCCGCGCCCGAACCGGAATCCTCGATGCCGCAGGAGCGCCCGGCGGATCCCGAACCGTCCGTAGCGTCGCAGCCTGCCACGTCCGAGGCTCCCATGCCGGAGCAGGAACCCGTAGCGATGGAGGCATCGGGAGCCGCCATGGTGCCTGCATCGATGCAGGCGCCGGCACCGGCCATGGAGGAAACCCAGGCGTTGAGCTCGTGGGCCACGACCAGGCCGGAGCTGAACGCCGGCAGGCTCATGCGGGCGTTCGTCCGCATCAACGTCTACTTCTATTCGAAGCCACCGTCGAAGCTCAGCAAGACGATCAACAAGCTGGGAATCAAGCTCAACGTCTTTCTCTATCAGCGTTCGCAGGGGCGGATCATGGGGCGCTTCGGAGATCTGGAGGCGTTGCTCATCACCACCACCGGCCGTAAGAGCGGGCAGCCGCGAACGGTGCCTCTTGGATACCTGTACGACCAGGGCCGGTTCATTGTCATCGCTGTGCCCGGGCATTTCGACATTCCCGGAGGCCCGAAGGCACTCGATCCGGCCTGGTATCTGAACCTGCAGGCGCATCCGCAGGCCAAGATAAACATCGGTCGGGAAATCATCGACGTCACCGCCACGACGGCCACAGGCGCCGAGCACGACAAATACTGGAATCAGTTCACCACGGCCTACCCGTTCATCAGCGAGTTCTTCAAGCGAGCCAATCGGCCGCCGCCGGTGGTCGTCCTCACCCCGAACGACCTGCACCCTGACTCGCTGTGA
- a CDS encoding SDR family oxidoreductase translates to MKTFEGKTALVTGSSRGIGRSVALRLGQEGARVAVHYRSNEAAAKEVVAAIDAAGGSAFTIQAELGVPGDAEALFDQFDRIADGLDILVNNVGAEPAEIGIGETTEGGFDAVFAVNVKAPFFVTKQAMSRLRDGGRIVNISSGISRSASSQPEYVTYAMAKSGLDTLTAALAKQLGPRGITVNTVAPGLVETEPTAAKLFSEEARQFAASLACLGRLGQPEDIAAVVAFLASADGGWVTGQWLDASGGMLL, encoded by the coding sequence ATGAAGACATTCGAAGGAAAGACCGCACTGGTGACCGGCTCCAGTCGGGGGATCGGTCGCAGCGTAGCGCTGCGACTCGGGCAGGAAGGCGCACGAGTCGCCGTGCACTACCGCAGCAACGAGGCCGCGGCCAAAGAGGTAGTGGCGGCGATCGACGCAGCAGGCGGCAGCGCCTTCACCATCCAGGCCGAGCTCGGCGTGCCGGGTGACGCCGAGGCCCTGTTCGACCAGTTCGACCGAATCGCGGACGGGCTGGACATCCTCGTGAACAATGTCGGCGCCGAACCGGCCGAGATAGGCATCGGTGAGACCACCGAGGGGGGCTTCGACGCCGTCTTCGCTGTCAACGTCAAGGCACCGTTCTTCGTCACCAAGCAGGCCATGTCCCGGCTGCGCGATGGTGGCCGGATCGTCAATATCTCCTCAGGCATCAGCCGGAGCGCGTCATCCCAACCTGAATACGTCACGTACGCGATGGCGAAGAGCGGGCTGGACACACTTACGGCTGCGCTGGCCAAGCAGCTCGGCCCACGTGGCATTACGGTCAACACGGTGGCTCCGGGGCTGGTGGAGACCGAGCCGACTGCGGCGAAGCTGTTCAGTGAAGAGGCACGGCAGTTCGCCGCATCGCTGGCCTGCCTGGGCCGGCTCGGTCAGCCCGAGGACATCGCCGCCGTAGTGGCCTTCTTGGCGTCGGCGGACGGTGGCTGGGTGACCGGCCAGTGGCTGGACGCTTCTGGAGGAATGCTCCTCTAG
- a CDS encoding DHA2 family efflux MFS transporter permease subunit — translation MLKTWRGNPWAIIVVLCLGYFATLMDLTIVNIAVPQMTDDLNASLDQILWVFNSYALGLAVLLITAGRLGDLLGKKNVFIAGVVVFTLASLACGLAQDPAQLIAFRAVQGVGGALLVPQTLSIIADVFPASKRGAALGIWGAVAGLSAIAGPVVGGALVTSFDWRWIFLINVPIGVAVVALAGPVIPRSIRQAGHKLDITGVLIVSMSLFCLAFGLIQGERYGWNAWVWGLLALSVVLFLAFVAQQSRVQDDDPLVPFSLFKDRAFSIVNAISIVVSFGAIGLFLPMTVYLQSVLGFSAVKTGGVLLPMAIGGLIVAVPAGVLSERYGGKYVLIAGLSTFGIGLAWLVAVAQTDSTWTAFIAPFFVVGLGSGCSFTPMASEVMRKVPAHLNGAASGVNNAMRHVGAVLAGAVIGAVLQNRLAASLTSQANEHAAALPEEYREGFIAGFAESGAEGLNVGASGASSVGVPEGMPDAVAAEIQAVAGQVFAEGYVAALTPTLLVAVAALAAGVLGCFALKAYTGPVANPYGLPVVDDAEPGSAEHELEETAEPAPTVSTADNTGSGH, via the coding sequence GTGCTGAAAACGTGGCGCGGCAATCCATGGGCGATCATCGTCGTCCTCTGCCTTGGCTACTTCGCCACCCTGATGGACCTGACGATCGTCAACATCGCGGTCCCTCAGATGACCGACGACCTCAACGCCTCTCTGGACCAGATCCTTTGGGTGTTCAACTCCTACGCGCTGGGACTGGCCGTCCTGCTGATCACCGCGGGACGGCTGGGTGACCTGCTCGGCAAGAAGAACGTGTTCATCGCCGGTGTGGTGGTATTCACGCTGGCGAGTCTCGCCTGCGGTCTGGCCCAGGATCCCGCGCAGCTGATCGCCTTCCGCGCGGTGCAAGGGGTGGGCGGTGCGCTACTGGTACCCCAGACACTGTCCATCATCGCCGACGTATTCCCCGCCTCGAAACGCGGCGCGGCACTGGGTATATGGGGTGCCGTCGCAGGCCTGTCGGCGATCGCCGGTCCGGTGGTGGGCGGCGCTCTGGTCACCTCATTCGACTGGAGATGGATCTTCCTGATCAACGTGCCTATAGGGGTCGCGGTGGTGGCGCTGGCAGGGCCGGTGATTCCCAGATCGATCCGCCAGGCCGGGCACAAGCTGGACATCACCGGTGTGCTGATCGTTTCGATGTCGCTGTTCTGCTTGGCCTTCGGGCTGATCCAAGGGGAACGGTACGGCTGGAACGCCTGGGTTTGGGGGCTACTCGCGCTGAGCGTCGTGCTTTTCCTGGCGTTTGTGGCGCAACAGAGCCGGGTCCAGGACGACGACCCACTCGTGCCGTTCTCGCTGTTCAAGGACCGGGCGTTCTCGATCGTCAACGCGATATCGATCGTGGTGTCGTTCGGGGCCATAGGACTGTTCCTGCCGATGACGGTCTACCTGCAGTCGGTCCTCGGGTTCAGCGCTGTCAAGACCGGCGGAGTGCTCTTGCCGATGGCGATCGGCGGACTGATCGTCGCCGTCCCAGCCGGGGTGTTGTCCGAGCGGTACGGCGGCAAGTACGTCCTGATAGCCGGGCTGTCGACCTTCGGTATCGGCTTGGCTTGGTTGGTGGCTGTCGCGCAGACGGATTCGACTTGGACGGCGTTCATCGCGCCGTTCTTCGTCGTCGGGCTCGGTTCGGGGTGCAGTTTCACACCGATGGCATCGGAGGTCATGCGTAAGGTACCGGCGCATCTCAACGGGGCCGCCTCAGGCGTGAATAACGCGATGCGGCACGTCGGCGCCGTACTGGCTGGAGCCGTGATCGGCGCGGTCCTGCAGAACCGGCTCGCTGCGTCGCTGACCAGTCAGGCCAATGAGCACGCGGCAGCGCTGCCGGAAGAGTACCGGGAAGGTTTCATCGCGGGGTTCGCCGAATCCGGCGCCGAAGGCCTCAACGTGGGCGCGAGTGGTGCCAGCAGTGTCGGCGTGCCCGAGGGGATGCCGGATGCCGTCGCCGCGGAGATTCAGGCCGTCGCCGGTCAGGTCTTCGCCGAAGGGTACGTTGCGGCGCTGACGCCGACGCTGCTCGTAGCCGTCGCCGCGCTGGCCGCCGGTGTGCTGGGGTGCTTCGCGCTCAAGGCCTACACCGGCCCGGTGGCGAATCCCTACGGGCTGCCCGTGGTCGATGACGCCGAGCCGGGTTCCGCTGAACATGAGCTGGAGGAGACGGCTGAGCCGGCGCCAACGGTCTCCACGGCTGACAACACCGGCTCAGGACACTAG
- a CDS encoding antibiotic biosynthesis monooxygenase family protein — MKIDEMDPSVPMISQLQQETGPVTLINTVFVPRENRDEFLELWRDDASFMKAQPGFISTQLHQGTADSQMMVNVAVWESTESLFRAFSNPEFQQKSAKYPDGIIAYPHVYEKVAVDGVCTA; from the coding sequence ATGAAAATCGACGAAATGGACCCGTCGGTCCCGATGATCAGTCAGCTTCAGCAGGAAACCGGTCCGGTGACACTGATCAATACCGTATTCGTCCCGCGCGAGAATCGAGACGAATTCCTGGAGCTGTGGCGCGATGACGCGTCGTTCATGAAAGCGCAGCCGGGCTTCATCTCCACCCAGCTGCACCAGGGGACAGCCGACAGCCAGATGATGGTCAATGTCGCCGTCTGGGAGTCGACGGAGTCGCTGTTCCGGGCCTTCTCCAACCCCGAGTTTCAGCAGAAGAGCGCGAAGTATCCGGACGGGATAATCGCCTACCCACACGTATACGAGAAAGTCGCAGTCGACGGCGTGTGTACCGCCTAG
- a CDS encoding acyltransferase family protein, protein MSSVSNRPNQLRSLTGYRFLLASAVVFGHVIFMSGIFTFDHPVMEANRLSIMLAAGAVSSFFILSGFVLTWSRRDSDTTRGFYRRRIVKIFPNHVVTLGLMLILLWVTTAPSPLPVQEPTLGEGVANLLLVHTWYPDLGYVSGGTSVTWSLASEMFFYLLFPLIIGPLCAIRARNLWAVTLGVAALVVSVPALATFVTSNEADPMLFGMSMSVEYWWLIYFFPPVRLLEFVLGILLARVVLTGQWPTSQLLWPVLGLVAVLAAEPVMPDGYLWGAATCLPAAAMICTLAMRDLDGQGTPLARPPMVRFGEASYALYVVHMPVIYAIRHLAGPEEIVGSFEAVLLAVAMFVASVLAALVLWRTVEVPMMRRFARPRTPEHPEPVATLPVPPR, encoded by the coding sequence ATGAGCAGCGTATCCAACCGCCCGAACCAACTACGGTCATTAACCGGCTACCGCTTCCTGCTGGCATCGGCTGTCGTTTTCGGTCATGTCATCTTCATGTCAGGCATCTTCACGTTCGACCATCCGGTGATGGAGGCGAACCGGCTGTCCATCATGCTTGCTGCCGGGGCCGTCTCATCGTTCTTCATTCTCAGCGGTTTCGTCCTCACGTGGTCTAGACGCGACAGTGACACAACACGTGGGTTCTACCGGCGACGGATCGTCAAAATCTTTCCGAACCACGTCGTCACTCTTGGCTTGATGCTGATCTTGTTATGGGTGACGACCGCTCCCTCTCCATTGCCGGTGCAGGAACCGACACTGGGGGAAGGTGTGGCGAATCTCCTGCTCGTCCATACCTGGTACCCGGACCTCGGTTACGTCAGCGGAGGCACGAGTGTGACCTGGTCGCTCGCGTCCGAGATGTTCTTCTACCTGCTCTTTCCGCTGATCATCGGACCGTTGTGCGCCATCCGGGCGAGGAACCTGTGGGCTGTGACTCTGGGAGTCGCAGCGCTGGTGGTCTCCGTTCCCGCACTGGCCACCTTCGTCACCTCCAATGAGGCCGACCCGATGCTGTTCGGGATGTCGATGTCGGTCGAATACTGGTGGCTGATCTACTTCTTCCCGCCGGTGCGGCTCCTGGAATTCGTTCTCGGCATCCTGCTGGCACGTGTGGTGCTCACGGGCCAATGGCCGACGTCGCAGCTGCTCTGGCCGGTCCTGGGCCTCGTCGCAGTGCTCGCCGCCGAGCCCGTCATGCCGGACGGGTATCTGTGGGGAGCGGCGACCTGCCTGCCCGCCGCCGCAATGATCTGCACACTGGCTATGCGTGATCTGGACGGGCAGGGGACGCCGCTCGCCCGGCCACCGATGGTCCGGTTCGGAGAGGCGTCCTACGCCCTGTATGTGGTGCATATGCCGGTCATCTATGCGATCCGGCACCTGGCCGGACCGGAGGAGATTGTCGGTTCGTTCGAGGCGGTCTTGCTCGCCGTGGCCATGTTCGTGGCGTCGGTACTGGCAGCGCTCGTCCTCTGGCGCACCGTCGAAGTGCCGATGATGCGCCGCTTCGCGCGGCCGCGCACCCCCGAGCATCCCGAGCCCGTCGCCACCTTGCCGGTGCCGCCGCGCTGA
- a CDS encoding NDP-hexose 2,3-dehydratase family protein — MSMPSTALRVGEPLELEDFELALSHARSHIYTRTEQVALADLDGWYRDSYTGYWHHRSGRFFSIEGVRFRTDRGPISEWCQPIVNQPETGILGLLISRRAGVTYCLMQLKAEPGNRGGIQLSPTVQATRSNYTGVHGGSAVPYLEHFRDAPAARVLADVRQSEQGAWFLRKRNRNMIVLADDLVPAQEGFVWLSTGQLLRLLSRPDLVNMDTRTVLSLLPMAAAALREGADGLRAAESTMENWEEALADACAGGASRHSDRELRHWITDVRARTAAVTTAAPMRALTGWRHGDGSIRHETRAFFEVIGVRVEAAGREVGQWCQPMLATREDGIVAFLVTRIGGVPHVLLQLRTEPGLTDVAELAPTVQCTPGNYEFLPSAARPPFLDDVLNAPSGAIRFDTTLSDEGGRFYRISNRHLIVETGNAGEYPGFRWASVRQLIGLLRHSNYLNIQTRSLVACLYSLLATSAEGSRT, encoded by the coding sequence ATGAGTATGCCCAGCACGGCGCTGCGGGTGGGCGAGCCGCTCGAGCTTGAGGACTTCGAACTCGCCCTGAGCCACGCCCGCAGCCACATCTATACCCGCACCGAACAGGTAGCGCTGGCTGATCTGGACGGATGGTACCGGGATTCGTACACGGGGTACTGGCATCATCGCAGTGGCCGGTTCTTCTCGATCGAAGGGGTGCGTTTCCGCACGGACCGCGGCCCGATCAGCGAATGGTGCCAGCCGATCGTCAATCAACCCGAGACCGGGATCTTGGGGCTCCTGATCAGCCGGCGGGCCGGCGTTACCTACTGCCTGATGCAGCTGAAGGCGGAGCCGGGCAACCGGGGAGGAATCCAGCTCTCACCTACCGTGCAGGCCACCCGGAGCAACTACACGGGAGTGCACGGGGGATCGGCCGTTCCCTACTTGGAACATTTCCGGGACGCACCAGCGGCCCGGGTGCTGGCCGATGTCCGGCAATCCGAGCAAGGTGCCTGGTTCCTGCGTAAACGGAACCGCAACATGATCGTCCTCGCGGACGATCTGGTTCCAGCTCAGGAGGGATTCGTATGGCTGAGCACCGGACAGTTGCTCCGGCTGCTCAGCCGGCCTGACCTGGTCAACATGGACACCCGCACAGTCCTGTCCTTGCTGCCCATGGCGGCAGCCGCTCTCCGGGAAGGTGCGGACGGGCTGCGCGCGGCAGAAAGCACCATGGAGAACTGGGAGGAAGCACTCGCGGACGCTTGCGCCGGGGGTGCCAGCCGTCACTCCGACCGTGAACTGCGGCATTGGATCACCGACGTGCGTGCACGGACCGCCGCGGTGACGACTGCCGCGCCGATGCGTGCGCTGACCGGCTGGCGACACGGCGACGGCAGCATCCGGCACGAAACCCGAGCATTCTTCGAGGTGATCGGTGTGCGAGTGGAGGCTGCTGGCCGGGAGGTGGGGCAGTGGTGCCAGCCGATGCTGGCCACGAGGGAAGACGGCATCGTCGCATTCCTCGTCACCCGGATCGGCGGGGTTCCGCATGTCCTGCTCCAGCTGCGTACGGAGCCAGGCCTGACCGACGTCGCTGAACTGGCACCCACAGTGCAGTGCACACCGGGCAACTACGAGTTTCTTCCATCGGCAGCCCGTCCGCCGTTCCTCGATGACGTGCTGAACGCTCCTTCAGGGGCGATCCGGTTCGATACGACGCTGTCGGACGAAGGCGGGCGGTTCTACCGGATCAGCAATCGCCACCTGATCGTCGAGACCGGGAATGCCGGTGAGTATCCGGGCTTCCGCTGGGCGTCGGTGCGTCAGCTGATCGGGCTGCTGCGGCACTCGAATTACCTCAATATCCAGACGCGCAGCCTGGTCGCCTGCCTCTACAGCCTGCTCGCCACGTCCGCCGAAGGGAGCCGGACATGA